Proteins from a genomic interval of Ptychodera flava strain L36383 chromosome 7, AS_Pfla_20210202, whole genome shotgun sequence:
- the LOC139137502 gene encoding aqualysin-1-like has translation MMLRHVLFLVFVGVAASNLAPFYKTDVSSRVPNKYIVILEEDTVEQIANKIEVMSNDFDEGPKVLRRWNSVLFGLSVEMSQRAMEKVRTFQGIKYIEEDTLGRGASVASWGLDRVDQRYLPLDDRFVPRGDGFGVNAYVLDTGIRYSHVDYEGRAAFWYDCVQDGQRDPTGDCHGHGTHCAGTLGARNYGVATKVNLWDVRVLNCNNLAMWSWVIDGLNRIGLFGAKPGVASVSIYGSFSLSLNAAVNDLVNKGFPVVICAGNDNADACGYSPASAADGITVGATDKDDARWSSSSWGSCVHIFGPGVNILSTYRNSDTSTAYMSGTSMATPHVAGAAAIHLQLNPGLSAYAVKNAILNDATVNVVSNPRGTPNRMLYIG, from the exons ATGATGTTACGTCACGTTCTTTTCTTGGTCTTTGTCGGCGTCGCCGCGTCAAATTTGGCGCCTTTCTACAAGACAGATGTATCTTCTAGGGTGCCGAATAAATACATCGTAATTTTGGAG GAGGACACAGTTGAGCAGATTGCGAATAAAATTGAAGTTATGTCAAATGATTTCGACGAAGGACCCAAAGTTTTAAGAAGATGGAACTCGGTTCTCTTCGGCCTGAGCGTGGAAATGAGCCAGCGTGCCATGGAAAAG GTTCGTACTTTCCAAGGAATTAAATACATTGAAGAAGATACTCTTGGTAGAGGCGCATCGGTCGCCAGCTGGGGGCTTGATCGGGTCGATCAACGTTACTTGCCATTGGATGATCGTTTCGTGCCTCGAG GGGACGGATTTGGTGTAAATGCGTACGTTCTCGACACAGGCATCCGTTACAGTCACGTAGACTATGAAGGCAGGGCGGCGTTCTGGTACGACTGCGTTCAGGACGGCCAGAGG GACCCAACAGGCGATTGCCATGGACACGGGACCCACTGTGCCGGCACTCTAGGTGCTAGGAACTACGGCGTAGCGACGAAGGTCAACCTGTGGGACGTGAGGGTGTTGAACTGTAACAACCTCGCCATGTGGTCATGGGTTATCGACG GCTTGAACCGCATCGGGCTCTTCGGCGCCAAGCCCGGCGTCGCATCTGTTTCGATATACGGTAGTTTCTCCTTGTCACTGAACGCTGCCGTCAACGACCTCGTCAACAAAGGCTTCCCCGTCGTAATATGCGCCGGAAACGACAACGCCGATGCTTGTGGCTACTCGCCGGCCAGCGCTGCTGAT GGCATTACTGTTGGAGCCACTGATAAGGACGACGCCCGTTGGTCAAGTTCTTCCTGGGGATCCTGTGTCCACATCTTCGGTCCCGGAGTTAACATTCTGAGCACGTACAGAAACAGCGATACCTCTACCGCCTATATGTCCGGAACGTCTATGGCAACGCCCCATGTTGCAG GTGCAGCAGCTATCCACTTGCAACTGAATCCTGGCTTATCGGCATATGCTGTTAAAAACGCCATCTTGAATGACGCCACCGTCAACGTGGTCTCTAACCCCCGAGGAACGCCCAATCGGATGCTGTATATTGGCTAA
- the LOC139137501 gene encoding alkaline serine exoprotease A-like, whose product MRVLLLILCLVAVSSASISASLEKKLKERRIVVLKDGFDKFDRERVIERMQARFQNVPVFRRFDYVVNGFSAAIGADMAEKISKFPEVKYVEENKLYQKEYEVDSWGLDRIDQRDLPLDNAYYPESDGEGVNAYVIDTGIRYDHVDFEGRAQNFIDVVDEPAPDGDCHGHGTHCAGILGGALYGVAKKVSLWSVRVLDCSGYGVLDDIIYAMDYVATQGTKPGVVSMSLGGSKSQTVDDAVGRIVDAGFFYVTSAGNLDDDACLYSPEGAPKAFTAASSTSSDARSSFSNWGPCVDLFAPGSSIRSTYYRSPTDTAVLSGTSLACPHIAGVAALMLHGKEDATHQEVAQRLIEQATPDRISDAREEMGTPNLLLYTRDPQMP is encoded by the exons ATGAGAGTCTTGTTACTGATCCTTTGCCTGGTGGCGGTGTCCAGTGCATCTATATCAGCAAGTTTGGAGAAGAAACTGAAGGAGAGACGGATAGTTGTCTTAAAG GATGGCTTTGACAAATTCGACCGTGAACGAGTAATCGAACGTATGCAAGCGAGGTTCCAGAACGTCCCTGTGTTCCGTCGTTTTGATTACGTCGTCAATGGATTCTCAGCCGCCATTGGGGCTGACATGGCCGAAAag ATCAGTAAATTCCCAGAAGTCAAGTATGTCGAAGAAAACAAACTGTACCAGAAGGAATACGAGGTTGATAGCTGGGGTCTTGATCGTATCGACCAAAGAGACCTGCCGCTTGATAACGCATATTATCCAGAAA GCGACGGTGAAGGTGTTAATGCTTACGTCATCGACACGGGAATACGATATGACCACGTCGACTTTGAAGGTAGAGCTCAAAATTTCATTGATGTTGTCGATGAACCG GCACCGGATGGTGATTGTCATGGTCATGGAACTCACTGCGCTGGTATCCTTGGGGGCGCCCTGTATGGAGTGGCTAAGAAAGTTTCTCTTTGGAGCGTCCGTGTTCTTGACTGTAGCGGATATGGTGTacttgatgacataatttaTG cTATGGACTATGTTGCTACTCAAGGAACAAAACCAGGTGTGGTATCAATGTCTCTTGGAGGAAGTAAAAGTCAAACTGTTGATGATGCCGTTGGTCGCATTGTTGACGCTGGCTTCTTCTACGTCACTTCCGCTGGCAATTTGGATGACGACGCTTGTTTGTACTCACCTGAGGGTGCACCTAAG GCTTTCACAGCAGCTTCGTCTACCAGTAGCGATGCCAGGTCAAGTTTCTCAAATTGGGGTCCCTGCGTCGACCTTTTTGCACCGGGGTCTTCCATCAGAAGTACATATTATCGCAGTCCGACCGACACGGCTGTTCTTAGTGGTACTTCCTTGGCTTGTCCGCACATTGCAG GCGTTGCTGCCCTCATGCTACATGGGAAGGAGGACGCGACCCACCAGGAAGTCGCCCAGAGACTCATTGAACAGGCCACACCGGACAGAATCAGTGATGCTCGGGAGGAGATGGGAACTCCAAACCTGTTGCTGTACACCAGGGACCCACAAATGCCGTGA